A genomic window from Luteolibacter sp. LG18 includes:
- a CDS encoding autotransporter-associated beta strand repeat-containing protein, producing MVSSAFGSALMLCVANAASLTWDGNGSTAPNPNGGTGTWDVGTNSNWWDGSTNTIWPASGTDNDAVFDTTAGTVTLASGGVTANDLTFNVTGYTVTANALILNGTTPTLTAANGVTATLNSLIVGGGIVKSGAGTVVLGGANSALSGVTLSQGTLQSNNLASLGTGTVTLGDANTGANGLTLFYNAGNTSAVNVVVSANGTGTALIKWSQDVLGSSGKTTSSANDLQFTLNRAVTFQCTSGGKQITPFITGGVGAGNTAITVSGGTQVTLTAAMNAANNAVQVNNFTGNILVTGNTKLQLQNRAYQVDNASYWNGAIPDTSSVTIDTGSTLFLAHGNETIDGLNGSGTLTLDTQQNGHVFSVGGGNGNGVFTGSFSTSSTKTAIGFAKVGTGTQELSGSGISFNPPTTLTNGTLKLTNTTGWASNVALNATNAVTLQVNAALAADSWTFSKLLTGGSTSAKIEKTGAGTVVLNPAASSTFVGGASDALTVTGGKLYVNAPFTTAPAATVASGGLLGGSSTVATVSVAAGGAVEGGQAGTGVLTADNLVFSGTGTVVCNPSATTAPVAVTNTLATGGGVGSVVVSPSTIPAVDGAYHLVQFGTFGGLATDFRFSSPPRAMTIQQNGNFIDLVVSNAGAGYPVWTGTGSGEWSYASGLSNWKLSTTSAATDFLLFDNVLFDDSVGAGNTNVDVSVADLQAGTMTFNHSAVNYTLGGTKDIASGSLVKTGTGKLTITGAYTYPGGVLFGGGRVSVAAETALGTGALTFDGGILEYTGANATWSRGATINAGGGALDVTSSGATVTQSGVLAGTGSFTKLGAGTLTLTGANAYTGGTVIGGGTLAGTVNGLNGGAISVASGATLTFTGNSQTTTSTVTGAGAILQNTANTVLITGDHTGFTGTFTHTASGNNTQFNSAVSASENAAYSITAGELIFAGTGDYTVKFGSLSSTGGNIRGSGSGTGTATLEIGHLGTSTSIAGNVNNATAKIVALRKVGAGTLTLTGSNSYSGGTTIAGGTLRLGNGTTDGMLTAATGVTNNGVLAFNWTTAHTVANVISGTGSVTKDGAGTLTLTGTNTYTGGTTVNAGKIAVNGSSLADSGTLVITGGQVDVTGTEVVDKLFIGTTAAAAGTYGATGSGAAFIDDAHFTGTGVISVTTAGSPYDGWAAGKGLTATNNGPTQDPDHDGVPNLMEYVLGGDPLVSLASILPVQSDDGFNIVLTFSRSDASESEVALNVQWSTDLSTWTDIPVPATTSADAFIQENGSSDDTVSVAVSKSHAVNGKLFVRLKATK from the coding sequence ATGGTCTCCTCCGCATTCGGTTCCGCCCTCATGCTATGTGTCGCCAACGCCGCATCCTTGACCTGGGATGGCAACGGCTCCACTGCCCCGAACCCCAATGGCGGCACCGGCACCTGGGATGTGGGCACGAACAGCAACTGGTGGGATGGCTCCACCAACACGATCTGGCCCGCGAGCGGCACCGACAATGATGCGGTGTTCGACACCACCGCCGGCACCGTGACCCTGGCCTCCGGCGGCGTGACGGCGAACGATCTGACGTTCAATGTGACCGGTTACACGGTCACCGCCAATGCCCTGATCCTGAACGGCACCACGCCCACGCTCACCGCGGCCAATGGCGTGACGGCGACCCTCAATTCGCTGATCGTCGGCGGTGGCATCGTGAAGTCCGGTGCGGGCACGGTGGTCCTGGGCGGCGCCAACTCGGCGCTTTCGGGAGTCACGTTGAGCCAGGGAACCTTGCAGTCGAACAATCTCGCTTCGCTCGGCACCGGCACCGTGACGCTCGGTGACGCCAATACCGGAGCGAACGGCCTGACTCTCTTTTACAACGCCGGGAACACCTCCGCCGTCAACGTGGTGGTGTCGGCGAACGGCACCGGCACGGCGCTCATCAAGTGGTCGCAGGATGTGCTCGGATCGAGCGGCAAGACGACGAGCTCCGCCAACGATCTGCAGTTCACCCTGAACCGCGCGGTGACCTTCCAGTGCACCTCCGGCGGCAAGCAGATCACGCCGTTCATCACCGGTGGAGTCGGCGCGGGCAACACCGCGATCACCGTGAGCGGTGGTACCCAGGTGACCCTCACCGCGGCGATGAACGCGGCCAACAACGCGGTCCAGGTGAACAACTTCACCGGCAATATCCTGGTGACCGGCAACACCAAGCTCCAGCTCCAGAACCGGGCCTACCAGGTGGACAACGCGTCCTACTGGAACGGTGCGATCCCGGACACCTCGTCGGTGACCATCGATACGGGTTCCACCCTGTTCCTTGCCCATGGCAATGAAACCATCGATGGCCTGAACGGCAGCGGCACGTTGACCCTGGATACCCAACAGAACGGCCACGTGTTTTCGGTCGGCGGTGGCAATGGCAACGGGGTCTTCACCGGCAGCTTCTCGACCTCCAGCACCAAGACCGCCATCGGCTTCGCAAAGGTGGGCACCGGCACGCAGGAGTTGTCCGGTTCCGGGATCTCCTTCAACCCGCCGACGACCCTGACCAATGGCACGCTGAAACTCACCAACACCACCGGTTGGGCGAGCAACGTCGCGCTCAACGCCACCAACGCGGTCACGCTCCAGGTCAATGCCGCGCTGGCGGCGGATTCGTGGACGTTTTCCAAGCTTCTCACCGGCGGCTCCACCTCGGCAAAGATCGAGAAGACCGGGGCGGGCACCGTGGTGCTGAATCCGGCGGCGAGCAGCACGTTTGTCGGTGGCGCGAGCGACGCGCTGACCGTGACCGGCGGCAAGCTGTATGTGAACGCGCCGTTCACCACCGCACCAGCCGCCACGGTGGCGTCCGGCGGCCTCCTTGGCGGCAGTTCGACCGTGGCCACGGTTTCCGTGGCGGCGGGTGGCGCGGTCGAGGGCGGGCAGGCGGGCACCGGCGTGCTGACCGCGGACAACCTGGTCTTTAGTGGAACGGGCACCGTGGTGTGCAATCCCTCCGCCACCACGGCTCCCGTGGCGGTGACGAACACGCTGGCGACCGGCGGAGGCGTCGGCTCGGTGGTCGTCAGCCCTTCGACCATTCCCGCGGTGGACGGGGCGTACCACTTGGTCCAGTTCGGTACGTTCGGAGGTTTGGCCACGGACTTCCGTTTCTCCTCCCCGCCGCGGGCGATGACGATCCAGCAGAACGGCAACTTCATCGACCTGGTGGTGAGCAACGCCGGAGCCGGCTATCCGGTCTGGACCGGCACCGGCAGCGGCGAGTGGAGCTACGCCTCCGGCCTCTCCAACTGGAAACTGTCCACCACCAGCGCGGCGACCGATTTCCTCTTGTTCGACAATGTGCTGTTCGATGACTCGGTGGGCGCGGGCAACACCAATGTCGATGTCTCGGTGGCCGATCTCCAGGCCGGCACGATGACCTTCAACCACAGCGCCGTGAACTACACGCTCGGCGGCACCAAGGACATTGCGAGCGGAAGCCTCGTCAAGACGGGCACCGGCAAGCTCACCATCACCGGTGCCTACACCTATCCCGGTGGCGTGCTGTTCGGCGGCGGCCGCGTTTCGGTGGCCGCTGAAACCGCGCTGGGCACCGGCGCGCTGACCTTCGATGGCGGTATCCTGGAATACACCGGCGCGAATGCGACGTGGAGCCGCGGCGCCACGATCAACGCGGGCGGCGGTGCCCTCGATGTCACCAGCTCCGGAGCCACGGTGACCCAGTCCGGCGTGCTGGCAGGCACCGGTTCCTTCACGAAGCTCGGCGCGGGCACGCTGACCCTCACCGGGGCGAACGCCTACACCGGTGGCACCGTCATCGGCGGCGGCACGCTGGCGGGGACCGTCAATGGCCTGAACGGCGGCGCGATCAGCGTCGCCAGCGGCGCGACCCTGACCTTCACCGGGAACAGCCAGACCACCACCAGCACGGTGACCGGCGCGGGGGCGATTCTCCAGAATACCGCGAACACCGTCCTCATCACCGGCGACCACACCGGGTTCACGGGCACGTTCACGCACACCGCGAGCGGCAACAACACGCAGTTCAACTCGGCGGTGTCCGCCAGCGAGAACGCGGCCTACTCGATCACGGCGGGTGAGCTGATTTTCGCGGGCACCGGCGACTACACGGTGAAGTTCGGCTCGCTTTCCAGCACGGGCGGCAACATCCGCGGCTCCGGCAGCGGTACCGGCACGGCCACGCTGGAGATCGGCCACCTCGGCACCAGCACCTCCATCGCGGGCAACGTGAACAATGCCACCGCCAAGATCGTGGCGCTGCGCAAGGTCGGTGCGGGCACACTCACCCTGACCGGCTCGAACAGCTACAGCGGCGGCACCACCATCGCCGGTGGCACGCTGCGCCTCGGAAACGGCACCACTGATGGCATGCTCACCGCCGCCACCGGCGTGACGAACAATGGCGTGCTGGCCTTCAATTGGACCACGGCGCACACCGTGGCGAATGTCATCAGCGGCACCGGCAGTGTGACCAAGGATGGCGCGGGCACGCTCACGCTCACCGGCACGAACACCTACACCGGCGGCACCACCGTCAATGCGGGCAAGATCGCGGTCAATGGCTCCTCGCTCGCGGACAGCGGCACGCTCGTCATCACCGGCGGCCAGGTCGATGTCACCGGCACCGAGGTGGTGGACAAGTTGTTCATCGGCACCACCGCCGCGGCGGCCGGCACCTACGGTGCCACCGGCTCCGGCGCGGCCTTCATCGATGACGCGCACTTCACCGGCACCGGCGTGATCAGCGTGACCACCGCCGGCAGCCCGTACGATGGCTGGGCCGCGGGCAAGGGACTGACGGCCACGAACAACGGTCCCACCCAGGATCCGGATCATGACGGCGTCCCGAACCTGATGGAATACGTGCTCGGCGGCGATCCGCTGGTTTCGCTGGCGTCCATCCTGCCGGTGCAGTCGGATGACGGCTTCAACATCGTGCTCACCTTCTCCCGCAGCGATGCCTCGGAGTCGGAAGTGGCGTTGAATGTCCAGTGGAGCACCGACCTGTCCACGTGGACGGACATCCCGGTGCCCGCCACCACCTCGGCGGACGCCTTCATCCAGGAGAATGGTTCATCCGACGACACGGTCAGCGTGGCCGTTTCGAAGAGCCATGCGGTGAATGGAAAGCTGTTTGTCCGCCTGAAGGCGACGAAGTAA
- a CDS encoding oxidoreductase produces MPPTPAIPGAHRRIILAGASGLVGGHLLNGLLSDESVVELHCIARRPLPLQHPKLRMHVVDLAMLPELPSADEAYLALGTTIKVAGSREAFRAIDHDANLAVARAAFEAGARRFGLVSAMAADKDSRVFYNRVKGELEDALTGLATTATVIARPSLLLGDRERLAQPGRPGEKIAQAIMTPLRWMLPRDYRPIAAEKVARALLAEVPASEGTRILSSGELQRY; encoded by the coding sequence ATGCCACCCACCCCAGCCATCCCCGGCGCGCACCGCCGGATCATCCTCGCCGGAGCCAGCGGACTCGTCGGCGGGCACTTGCTGAATGGCCTGCTCAGCGATGAATCGGTGGTGGAGCTCCACTGCATCGCGAGGCGGCCCCTCCCTCTCCAACATCCGAAGCTCCGGATGCATGTCGTCGATCTCGCAATGCTCCCGGAACTCCCGTCGGCCGATGAGGCGTATCTCGCGCTGGGGACGACGATCAAGGTCGCCGGCAGCCGCGAGGCATTCCGCGCCATCGACCACGATGCGAACCTCGCGGTGGCCCGTGCCGCCTTCGAGGCGGGCGCACGCCGGTTCGGACTGGTGAGCGCCATGGCCGCCGACAAGGATTCACGGGTCTTCTACAACCGCGTCAAAGGCGAGCTGGAAGACGCCCTCACCGGCCTGGCCACCACCGCCACCGTGATCGCGCGGCCCTCCCTGCTGCTGGGAGACCGCGAGCGGCTGGCCCAACCCGGCCGCCCCGGCGAGAAGATCGCGCAGGCGATCATGACACCCCTCCGCTGGATGCTGCCGCGTGACTACCGCCCGATCGCCGCGGAGAAAGTCGCCCGCGCGCTGCTGGCCGAGGTGCCCGCCAGCGAGGGCACCCGGATCCTTTCCTCAGGGGAGTTGCAACGCTACTGA
- a CDS encoding AraC family transcriptional regulator ligand-binding domain-containing protein, whose product MRKSDLFPVHAGWRLLLHDLGINASRVLRRAGLPQDLFVRADATTTAEGYLALWRGLEEEAADPLLGLRIGQAASVEWFDPPLFAALCSPDLTTALGRLARYKRLIGPVELHVTPGTGGTRVEILFVQGSTPPPKSLMTAELVFHVQLARLATRSLVYPLHVASPEPLEPEEEHTRYFGRAVQRAKSLTLVFSPEDASRPFLTVNEKMWRFFEPELRRNLGSLTGAATTAERARGALLELLPAGESSMAAVAGKLGMSPRTLQRRLADEQQPYQQLLDRTREKLARHYLKTTRLSGAEIAFLIGFGQPSSFFRAFNDWTGQTPEQARKLATS is encoded by the coding sequence ATGAGAAAATCCGATCTGTTTCCGGTGCATGCAGGCTGGCGGCTCCTGTTGCACGACCTGGGCATCAATGCCTCCCGCGTGTTGCGGCGGGCCGGTCTGCCGCAGGACCTGTTCGTCCGGGCCGATGCCACCACCACCGCCGAGGGTTACCTCGCGCTCTGGCGGGGCTTGGAAGAAGAGGCCGCGGATCCGCTGCTCGGCCTGCGCATCGGCCAGGCCGCTTCCGTCGAGTGGTTCGATCCTCCCCTGTTCGCCGCCTTGTGCAGCCCGGACCTGACCACCGCCCTGGGCCGCCTCGCGCGCTACAAGCGGCTGATCGGCCCCGTGGAACTGCACGTCACCCCGGGCACCGGAGGGACGCGGGTGGAGATCCTGTTCGTCCAAGGCAGCACGCCCCCGCCGAAAAGCCTCATGACCGCGGAGCTGGTCTTCCATGTCCAGTTGGCGCGCCTCGCCACCCGCTCGCTCGTCTATCCGCTGCACGTCGCCTCGCCCGAACCGCTGGAGCCGGAGGAGGAGCACACCCGCTACTTCGGCCGGGCCGTGCAGCGGGCGAAGTCCCTCACCCTGGTCTTCTCGCCGGAGGATGCCTCGCGGCCGTTCCTGACGGTGAACGAGAAGATGTGGCGGTTCTTCGAACCCGAGCTGCGCCGGAACCTCGGGTCGCTGACCGGAGCCGCGACCACCGCCGAGCGAGCGCGCGGGGCCTTGCTGGAATTGCTCCCCGCGGGCGAAAGCTCCATGGCCGCGGTGGCGGGAAAGCTCGGCATGAGCCCGCGCACGCTCCAGCGCCGGCTGGCCGACGAACAGCAGCCCTACCAGCAACTGCTCGACCGGACCCGCGAAAAGCTCGCCCGCCACTATCTGAAAACCACCAGGCTCTCCGGGGCCGAAATCGCCTTCCTGATCGGCTTCGGGCAACCGAGTTCCTTTTTCCGCGCCTTCAATGACTGGACCGGGCAGACTCCGGAACAAGCGCGGAAACTCGCCACCTCCTAG
- a CDS encoding oxidoreductase — protein sequence MNTHHTHHTRQPVALVTGGSSGMGKIIAEKLLASGHHVIAAARRTGAMTGLEQLGATVIRLDLTEEASIGAAASQIEARFGAVDVLVNNAGFGLYGAVEDVSLEDARRQFEVNLFGLARLTQLLLPAMRARGTGRIINITSMGGKVYTPLGAWYHATKHALEGWSDCLRLELAAKGIQVVVVEPGTIRTEFGSVMSGGLRKHLPRTSYAELTRTVADATDKFTRDGAGSPPEVIARVVLKAVKARRPRTRYAAGQYAKMTLFIRKWFGDRVFDRMVMSMVK from the coding sequence ATGAACACCCACCACACCCACCACACCCGCCAACCCGTCGCCCTCGTGACCGGAGGCTCCTCCGGCATGGGCAAGATCATCGCCGAGAAGCTCCTCGCCAGCGGCCACCACGTGATCGCCGCCGCCCGCCGCACCGGAGCCATGACCGGCCTCGAACAACTCGGGGCCACCGTCATCCGGCTGGACCTCACGGAGGAAGCCAGCATCGGGGCAGCCGCCTCGCAGATCGAAGCCCGGTTCGGAGCGGTCGACGTGCTCGTCAACAACGCCGGCTTCGGCCTCTACGGGGCCGTCGAGGACGTCTCGCTCGAGGACGCCCGCCGCCAGTTCGAGGTGAACCTGTTCGGCCTGGCCCGATTGACCCAGCTCCTGCTCCCGGCGATGCGCGCCAGGGGCACCGGCCGGATCATCAACATCACCTCCATGGGCGGCAAGGTCTACACCCCGCTCGGTGCCTGGTACCATGCCACCAAGCATGCCTTGGAAGGTTGGTCGGACTGCCTGCGGCTGGAACTCGCCGCCAAGGGCATCCAGGTGGTGGTGGTCGAGCCCGGCACCATCCGCACGGAATTCGGCAGCGTGATGTCCGGGGGCCTGCGCAAGCACCTGCCCCGGACCTCCTACGCGGAGTTGACGCGGACCGTCGCGGACGCGACCGACAAGTTCACCCGCGACGGCGCGGGATCGCCGCCGGAAGTGATTGCGCGCGTGGTGCTCAAAGCCGTCAAAGCCCGCCGCCCCAGGACCCGTTACGCGGCCGGCCAATACGCGAAGATGACCCTCTTCATCCGCAAGTGGTTCGGCGACCGGGTGTTCGACCGCATGGTCATGTCGATGGTGAAGTAG
- a CDS encoding two-component regulator propeller domain-containing protein: MSFRLLVLLLFMGAHSVIAAGPAVVPVDMLFRNWNTRDGLPHDRVRSVLQTRDGFVWLATDAGVVRFDGATFKTYGLRDGLKAPVVTALRETADGAIWIGTVGGGASVLRGGRIERTYMKADGLPSDWVTGFGIDHAGNLVVATLGGVANFDGTRIVSAGENEPNPDRVVPQARDKDGILWALGSGQLRKWQDNRWLGDPGGPTETTALCLDGAGRPWVFGDGHLWHREEGKWQPHPMPDGWKGTVNTIAAAPDGTIWVTYFRKGILGFRNGAFIAPRAANGYSPDLVETVWATRDGQIWLTSSNGIYWMAEQPIRFGTVNVPASRVSNDLGGLLEIEPGQFLLATQGNGFFLWRDGEATRLNGDPDLMEGTVANLEYRAADGAIWMGNTKGLYEWRPTEPGQPIRRHDLPDTHQAPVWAMAETADGLWLGTGYGYLLRLQGDSVTHVDYGGGGEPIKALLAEPDGTVWVGTRGNGLFRMRGGQWTRLGRESGLLSEVIRTLYRDPQGHLWVGTDGGGLALRLGDRFINVTSREGLPSDSISQIASDDQGRLWLGTHRGLAVVDGKEVANLAAGTVDDLHPLLINRTNGLISEECTIVPPVKTHDGSWAFATIRGFFRLYPDDFQPDTTRPTVYLEKVLANGTPVPVKDGRIELPPGIERLEFEFSGLFFRDPDRLKFRNRLHGLDTGWIQAGTSRTAEYRHPGPGTFRFEVEASTGNGLWSETPAAVQIVIAPHFWQTWWFMTGAVLAFAGSIVFLARQAERKRSARRIEALERRQAVDNERARIARDLHDDVGASLTQVALQSQLVERNLTRRPERAGEYLKEIFKTARETTRALDEIVWAVNPTQDTLDNFVSFLGAFVQDYARSAGLRSRFDVPGTVPALAMPPTVRHHLYLASKEILHNVIKHAKASEVSLKVIIDDGHCMIVIRDNGAGFIETPAAVGADGLLNLRSRLEQVHGTCTRTSAPGEGTAVEMRIPMDWEQG, encoded by the coding sequence ATGTCCTTCCGTTTGCTGGTGCTCCTCCTGTTCATGGGGGCACATTCGGTCATCGCCGCGGGCCCCGCGGTGGTTCCGGTGGACATGTTGTTCCGCAATTGGAACACGCGTGACGGCCTGCCGCACGACCGCGTCCGCTCCGTCCTGCAAACCCGGGATGGTTTCGTGTGGCTCGCCACTGATGCCGGGGTGGTGCGCTTCGATGGTGCGACGTTCAAAACCTACGGCCTGCGGGATGGACTGAAGGCCCCGGTGGTGACCGCCTTGCGGGAAACCGCGGACGGTGCGATCTGGATCGGCACCGTGGGGGGCGGCGCGAGCGTCCTGAGGGGCGGCCGGATCGAACGCACCTACATGAAGGCCGATGGCCTGCCCTCGGACTGGGTGACCGGTTTCGGCATCGACCACGCGGGGAACCTCGTCGTGGCCACCTTGGGCGGCGTGGCTAACTTCGATGGCACCCGGATCGTGAGCGCCGGGGAGAATGAACCCAACCCCGATCGCGTCGTGCCCCAGGCGAGGGACAAGGACGGCATCCTGTGGGCCCTCGGTTCGGGACAGCTCCGGAAGTGGCAGGACAACCGCTGGCTGGGCGACCCCGGGGGCCCCACGGAAACCACCGCCCTCTGCCTGGATGGCGCGGGCCGTCCGTGGGTTTTTGGCGACGGCCACCTGTGGCACCGCGAGGAGGGCAAGTGGCAGCCCCATCCCATGCCGGACGGCTGGAAAGGAACCGTGAACACCATCGCCGCGGCCCCGGATGGCACGATCTGGGTCACCTACTTCCGGAAAGGCATCCTCGGCTTCCGGAACGGGGCGTTCATTGCCCCGCGTGCCGCCAATGGCTACAGCCCGGATTTGGTGGAAACCGTCTGGGCCACCCGCGACGGCCAGATCTGGCTCACTTCCTCCAACGGCATCTATTGGATGGCCGAGCAGCCCATCCGCTTCGGCACGGTGAATGTTCCCGCCTCCCGCGTATCGAACGATCTCGGCGGGCTGCTGGAGATCGAGCCCGGTCAATTCCTGCTGGCCACCCAGGGCAATGGTTTCTTCCTCTGGCGGGACGGAGAAGCCACACGCCTCAACGGCGATCCGGATCTCATGGAAGGCACCGTCGCCAACCTCGAATACCGGGCGGCGGACGGGGCGATCTGGATGGGCAATACCAAAGGGCTCTACGAGTGGAGGCCCACCGAGCCAGGCCAGCCGATCCGCCGCCACGATCTCCCGGACACGCACCAGGCCCCGGTCTGGGCGATGGCGGAAACGGCGGACGGGCTGTGGCTGGGCACCGGCTACGGCTACCTCCTGCGGTTGCAGGGCGACTCGGTGACCCATGTCGACTACGGCGGGGGCGGCGAGCCGATCAAGGCGCTGCTGGCGGAGCCCGATGGCACCGTGTGGGTGGGCACCCGCGGCAATGGCCTGTTCCGGATGCGCGGCGGACAATGGACCCGCCTCGGCCGGGAAAGCGGATTGCTCAGCGAGGTGATCCGCACGCTCTACCGCGATCCACAGGGGCACCTGTGGGTGGGCACGGATGGCGGCGGGCTCGCGCTGCGTCTCGGCGATCGTTTCATCAATGTCACCAGCCGTGAAGGCCTGCCGAGCGACAGCATTTCGCAGATCGCCTCGGACGATCAGGGCCGCCTGTGGCTGGGCACCCACCGGGGCCTCGCCGTGGTGGATGGAAAGGAAGTCGCCAACCTCGCCGCGGGCACCGTGGACGATCTCCATCCCTTGCTCATCAACCGGACCAACGGCCTCATCTCCGAGGAGTGCACCATCGTGCCACCCGTGAAAACCCACGATGGCTCGTGGGCCTTCGCCACCATCCGCGGCTTCTTCCGACTCTATCCGGACGATTTCCAGCCGGACACCACCCGCCCGACGGTCTATCTGGAAAAGGTGCTCGCGAATGGCACGCCGGTCCCGGTGAAGGATGGCCGGATCGAGCTGCCGCCGGGCATCGAGCGGCTGGAGTTCGAGTTCTCCGGCCTGTTCTTCCGCGATCCGGACCGCCTGAAATTCCGCAACCGCCTGCACGGCCTGGACACGGGTTGGATCCAGGCCGGCACCAGCCGCACCGCCGAGTACCGCCACCCCGGCCCGGGCACTTTCCGTTTCGAAGTCGAGGCCTCCACTGGCAACGGCCTGTGGAGCGAGACCCCGGCCGCGGTGCAGATCGTGATCGCGCCGCACTTCTGGCAGACGTGGTGGTTCATGACCGGAGCGGTGCTGGCCTTCGCCGGCTCGATCGTGTTCCTGGCGAGGCAGGCCGAACGGAAGCGCTCCGCCCGCCGCATCGAGGCGCTCGAACGCCGCCAGGCCGTGGACAACGAGCGCGCCCGCATCGCCCGGGACCTGCATGACGACGTGGGTGCCAGCCTCACCCAGGTGGCCCTGCAAAGCCAGCTCGTGGAGCGGAACCTGACCCGCCGCCCGGAGCGCGCCGGCGAATATCTGAAGGAGATCTTCAAGACCGCGCGCGAGACCACCCGCGCGCTCGATGAGATCGTGTGGGCGGTCAATCCCACCCAGGACACGCTCGACAACTTCGTCTCGTTCCTCGGCGCGTTTGTCCAGGACTATGCCCGCAGCGCCGGCCTGCGCAGCCGCTTCGACGTGCCCGGGACCGTGCCCGCGCTGGCGATGCCGCCCACCGTGCGCCACCACCTCTACCTCGCCTCGAAGGAGATCCTCCACAATGTCATCAAGCACGCGAAGGCCTCGGAGGTATCGCTGAAGGTCATCATCGATGACGGCCACTGCATGATCGTCATCCGGGACAATGGCGCCGGGTTCATCGAAACCCCGGCCGCGGTGGGCGCGGATGGCCTGCTCAATCTCCGCAGCCGCCTGGAGCAGGTCCACGGCACCTGTACCCGCACCAGCGCGCCCGGCGAAGGCACCGCCGTGGAAATGCGCATCCCGATGGATTGGGAACAGGGGTAA
- a CDS encoding substrate-binding domain-containing protein — protein MLLALGIQDPALLEGITGWARDNRWDLDLSSVRHGQLPPASGFDGVLATVSSQRIANWLARLECPVVRMLDATFPKLARATTHYPSVNYDAEAAGRLGAEHLLTVGRPTFVFCRQSTGADSLATQRGFVRTIRGSGREPVVLDFMKDHPELSRNHPAPRDLVHEWMVGNLRMLPLPVAIMADDDRCALDLMAAAQAIGLDVPRDLAILGSQNQLHLLEVSPVEISSVDVNLQEVGRSAAALLADLVDGGKKPDRPRLVQPVQVEPRTSTSLYIGPHTGVSRALTFIRENLPKPIRIPEIAAAAGMSPRGLQKALLHEAGLTLVKEIARLRLGAAMQLLDDEELPLHEVARRTGLGDAKNLCRLFQRYHGVSPRKWSHAKRRSMHKLTGTSPANRDSTPTP, from the coding sequence ATGTTGCTCGCCCTCGGCATCCAGGATCCGGCGCTGCTGGAAGGCATCACCGGGTGGGCCCGCGACAACCGTTGGGACCTGGACCTCTCCAGCGTCCGCCACGGGCAATTGCCGCCCGCCTCCGGATTCGATGGCGTGCTCGCCACCGTGAGCAGCCAGAGGATCGCCAATTGGCTCGCCCGCCTGGAGTGTCCGGTCGTCCGCATGCTGGACGCCACCTTTCCGAAACTCGCCCGCGCCACCACGCACTACCCCTCCGTCAACTATGACGCCGAGGCCGCCGGCCGGCTGGGGGCGGAACACCTGCTGACGGTCGGTCGCCCGACATTCGTGTTCTGCCGCCAATCGACCGGAGCCGATTCCCTGGCGACGCAGCGGGGATTCGTCCGCACGATCCGCGGGTCCGGCCGCGAGCCGGTGGTGCTCGATTTCATGAAGGACCATCCGGAGCTGTCCCGGAACCACCCCGCACCGCGCGATCTGGTCCACGAGTGGATGGTCGGGAACCTCCGGATGCTGCCGCTGCCGGTGGCGATCATGGCGGATGACGACCGCTGCGCGCTGGACCTGATGGCCGCGGCCCAGGCCATCGGCCTGGATGTGCCCAGGGATCTGGCGATCCTCGGCAGCCAGAACCAGCTTCACCTGCTGGAGGTTTCGCCGGTGGAAATTTCCTCCGTGGACGTGAACCTCCAGGAGGTGGGCCGCTCGGCGGCGGCGCTGCTGGCGGATCTCGTCGATGGTGGCAAAAAGCCGGACCGCCCGCGGTTGGTGCAGCCAGTCCAGGTGGAGCCCCGCACCTCGACCTCGCTCTACATCGGTCCGCACACCGGTGTGAGCCGCGCGCTGACCTTCATCCGTGAGAACCTTCCCAAGCCCATCCGGATCCCCGAGATCGCCGCGGCCGCCGGCATGTCGCCACGCGGTCTCCAGAAGGCTTTGCTCCATGAGGCCGGTCTCACGCTGGTGAAGGAGATCGCCCGCCTGCGCCTCGGGGCGGCCATGCAGCTCCTCGACGACGAGGAACTCCCGCTGCACGAGGTGGCACGGCGCACCGGCCTGGGCGACGCGAAGAACCTCTGCCGGCTCTTCCAGCGATACCACGGCGTGTCACCGCGGAAATGGAGCCATGCCAAACGGAGAAGCATGCACAAGCTGACCGGAACCAGCCCCGCCAACCGAGACTCCACCCCCACGCCCTGA